Proteins from a genomic interval of Zingiber officinale cultivar Zhangliang chromosome 2A, Zo_v1.1, whole genome shotgun sequence:
- the LOC122042861 gene encoding homeobox-leucine zipper protein ROC2-like, whose product MPVGIMIPARQAAASMMGRNAGTSFGSSSVLSLSQPNLLEGELQIPPLQYQHGNQFVDMAPTTMTGESEMARAEADFESKSGGSENIEGASGDDQDQNTRPRKKRYHRHTQHQIQEMEAFFKECPHPDDKQRKELSRELGLEPLQVKFWFQNKRTQMKNQHERHENSGLRAENEKLRAENMRYKEALSNASCPNCGGPAALGEMSFDEHHLRIENARLHEEIDRISGIAAKYVGKPMSIGAAASYPLLSPTSSRSPLDLGYGVGEVFGAAGAVGELLRSVPAGGQSEIMDKPVVVELAVAAMEELIRMAQLNEPLWLFPDGMNSCGEALNEEEYAQVFPRGIGPKPFGLKSEASRETAVVIMNQMNVVEMFMDVNQWSNVFAGIVSKAMTIEVLSTGVAGNYNGALQVMSAEFQVPSPLVPTRESLFVRYCKQHPDGTWAVVDVSLDSLRPSPVSKCRRRPSGCLIQEMPNGYSKVTWVEHVEVDDRSVHNIYKPLVNSGLAFGAKRWVSTLDRQCERLASVMASNIPTTEIGVITSAGGRKSMLKLAERMVMSFCGGVSASTTHQWTTLSGSGAEDVRVMTRKSVDDPGRPPGIVLNAATSFWLPVPPKRVFDFLRDETTRSEWDILSNGGVVQEMAHIANGQDQGNCVSLLRVNSSNSNQSNMLILQESCTDVTGSYVIYAPVDVMAMNVVLNGGDPDYVALLPSGFAILPDGPASAGAAGAVVEEVGSGGSLLTVAFQILVDSTPTAKLSLGSVATVNSLIACTVERIKASVAGEIIHH is encoded by the exons ATGCCTGTGGGAATCATGATACCAGCGAGACAAGCAGCAGCTTCCATGATGGGGAGGAACGCAGGCACAAGCTTTGGCTCCTCCTCAGTCTTGTCCCTCAGCCAG CCGAATTTGTTAGAAGGGGAACTGCAGATCCCGCCGCTGCAGTACCAGCACGGGAACCAGTTCGTGGATATGGCGCCAACGACGATGACGGGGGAGAGCGAGATGGCGCGGGCGGAGGCCGACTTCGAGAGCAAATCCGGCGGCAGCGAGAACATAGAGGGCGCCTCCGGCGACGACCAGGATCAGAACACGCGGCCCCGCAAGAAACGCTACCACCGACACACCCAGCATCAGATCCAGGAGATGGAAGC ATTCTTCAAGGAATGCCCTCACCCAGATGACAAGCAGAGAAAGGAGCTGAGTAGAGAGCTTGGGCTCGAGCCTCTCCAAGTCAAGTTCTGGTTCCAGAACAAGCGCACTCAAATGAAG AATCAACATGAGCGGCATGAGAACAGCGGGCTGCGTGCGGAGAATGAAAAGCTGCGCGCCGAGAACATGAGGTACAAGGAGGCCCTCAGCAACGCCTCCTGCCCTAACTGCGGTGGCCCAGCCGCCCTCGGCGAGATGTCCTTCGACGAACACCACCTCCGCATCGAAAACGCTCGTCTTCATGAAGAA ATTGATAGGATATCGGGGATCGCCGCCAAGTACGTCGGCAAACCGATGTCAATAGGCGCAGCGGCGTCGTATCCTCTGCTTTCTCCGACGTCCTCACGGTCGCCTTTGGATCTAGGGTACGGTGTCGGAGAAGTTTTCGGGGCTGCAGGGGCAGTCGGGGAGCTGCTTCGTAGCGTGCCGGCAGGAGGACAGAGTGAGATAATGGATAAGCCGGTGGTGGTGGAGCTGGCGGTGGCGGCGATGGAGGAGCTCATCCGGATGGCTCAGCTCAACGAGCCGCTGTGGTTGTTTCCGGACGGCATGAATTCTTGCGGGGAGGCGCTGAACGAGGAGGAGTATGCTCAGGTGTTCCCGAGAGGAATCGGACCGAAGCCGTTCGGGCTCAAGTCGGAGGCGTCGCGGGAGACGGCGGTGGTGATCATGAACCAGATGAACGTGGTAGAGATGTTCATGGATGTG AACCAATGGTCAAATGTGTTTGCGGGGATTGTGTCGAAGGCTATGACAATCGAAGTGCTATCAACTGGAGTGGCAGGCAATTACAATGGAGCTTTGCaagtg ATGTCAGCCGAGTTCCAAGTCCCTTCTCCACTTGTGCCCACAAGGGAGAGCCTCTTCGTGAGATACTGCAAGCAGCATCCTGACGGGACTTGGGCCGTGGTCGATGTTTCCCTGGACAGCCTACGGCCCAGCCCGGTTTCTAAGTGCCGGAGAAGGCCCTCAGGCTGCTTGATCCAAGAGATGCCCAACGGCTACTCTAag GTGACTTGGGTGGAGCACGTGGAGGTGGACGACCGGTCGGTCCATAACATTTACAAGCCTCTGGTTAACTCGGGTTTGGCGTTCGGCGCGAAGAGATGGGTCAGCACTTTGGACCGCCAATGCGAGCGGCTTGCCAGCGTCATGGCTAGCAACATCCCCACTACTGAGATCGGTG TGATAACGAGCGCCGGAGGACGGAAGAGCATGTTGAAGCTGGCGGAGCGGATGGTGATGAGCTTCTGCGGCGGCGTGAGCGCGTCGACGACGCACCAGTGGACGACGTTGTCGGGGAGCGGGGCGGAGGACGTGCGCGTAATGACGAGGAAAAGCGTGGACGACCCCGGCAGGCCGCCGGGCATCGTCCTCAACGCCGCCACCTCCTTCTGGCTCCCCGTCCCTCCCAAACGCGTCTTCGACTTCCTCCGCGACGAAACCACCCGCAGCGAG TGGGATATACTCTCCAATGGCGGAGTTGTTCAGGAAATGGCTCACATCGCCAATGGCCAGGATCAAGGCAACTGCGTCTCTCTTCTCCGGGTCAAT AGCTCGAACTCGAACCAGAGCAACATGCTGATACTGCAGGAAAGCTGCACCGATGTGACAGGATCTTACGTCATTTACGCCCCTGTCGACGTCATGGCCATGAACGTCGTCCTCAACGGCGGCGACCCCGATTACGTGGCCCTCCTCCCCTCTGGCTTCGCCATCCTGCCCGACGGCCCAGCCTCCGCCGGAGCAGCTGGCGCCGTGGTCGAGGAGGTGGGCTCCGGCGGCTCCCTCCTCACCGTCGCCTTCCAGATCCTCGTCGACTCCACCCCCACCGCCAAGCTCTCCCTCGGCTCCGTCGCCACCGTCAACAGTCTCATCGCCTGCACCGTCGAACGCATCAAGGCGTCCGTCGCCGgcgagatcatccaccactaa
- the LOC122042862 gene encoding probable serine/threonine-protein kinase PBL23, producing the protein MMGCFCFKPPTQERLPSKAETAEGNALASLVNDLIIESDTDKHKFVADKILQISKGRNPARAFTFPELSAATGEFKEERLLGEGGFGRVYKGHHEGRDIAVKQLEKHGLQGNREFHVEVLMLSLLHHPNLVNLIGYCADGDQRILVYEYMPQGSLEDHLLNLSPNEKPLDWVTRMKIAEGAAKGLEYLHDIANPPVIFRDLKASNILLHQNYNVKLSDFGLAKVGPIGDKTHVSTRVMGTYGYCAPEYVLTGQLTKMSDVYSFGVVFLEIITGRRAIDTSKPSSEQHLIQWAEPLFKNKKRFIEMADPLLEGKFPLKGFYQALAIAALCLQEEANNRPLISDVVTALRYVATSPNDSGETSNVAEM; encoded by the exons ATGATGGGCTGCTTCTGTTTCAAACCACCCACCCAGGAAAGGTTACCTTCAAAAGCGGAAACAGCAGAAGGGAACGCTCTTGCTTCCCTTGTCAATGATCTTATAATTGAATCAG ATACAGACAAACATAAATTTGTAGCTGACAAGATCTTACAGATAAGCAAGGGCCGCAATCCTGCTCGTGCTTTCACGTTCCCTGAACTTTCAGCAGCGACTGGTGAATTCAAAGAAGAACGTCTTTTAGGTGAAGGTGGATTTGGTAGAGTTTACAAAGGGCACCACGAGGGTCGA GATATAGCTGTCAAACAACTGGAAAAGCATGGTCTACAGGGAAATAGAGAGTTCCATGTGGAAGTACTGATGCTCAGTCTGCTCCATCACCCAAACCTCGTCAATTTGATTGGCTACTGTGCTGATGGAGATCAAAGAATTCTAGTTTATGAGTACATGCCACAGGGTTCACTGGAGGATCATCTTTTAA ATCTTTCCCCAAACGAGAAGCCATTGGACTGGGTTACAAGAATGAAAATAGCTGAAGGTGCTGCTAAAGGCCTAGAGTACTTGCATGATATTGCAAATCCTCCAGTAATCTTTCGAGATCTCAAAGCATCTAACATTCTTCTTCACCAAAATTACAATGTGAAATTATCTGACTTTGGGCTAGCTAAAGTCGGTCCAATTGGAGATAAGACTCATGTATCGACAAGGGTGATGGGGACTTATGGCTATTGTGCTCCAGAATATGTGCTGACAGGACAATTAACAAAGATGTCTGATGTATATAGTTTTGGTGTTGTGTTTCTCGAGATAATAACGGGAAGGAGAGCAATTGATACATCAAAACCATCAAGTGAGCAACATCTTATTCAATGG GCAGAACCGCTTTTTAAAAACAAGAAGAGGTTTATAGAAATGGCGGATCCATTACTAGAAGGGAAGTTCCCACTGAAAGGCTTTTACCAAGCTCTTGCAATTGCAgcattgtgtctacaagaagaagCAAACAACCGCCCACTGATTAGCGATGTCGTAACTGCCCTCCGGTACGTAGCTACTTCACCAAATGATTCTGGTGAAACATCCAACGTTGCAGAAATGTGA